A region of Paucidesulfovibrio longus DSM 6739 DNA encodes the following proteins:
- a CDS encoding PsbP-related protein, whose amino-acid sequence MHGMIWKRLGALCAIFCLLALAACSGGLPDGYSEYKDEKAGFALAHPSDWEELHGMGTLVSFAAPGESTKGRPNFGVTSERLGQDMTPEQYIEQAKKIMTQVMPGFTFLEQASETINDRKGVRFKYSIEVDDQKLTLVGFAVIEKQMAYVVTGGCKDDQFKEFESVFDTAGRSLRVL is encoded by the coding sequence ATGCACGGCATGATTTGGAAACGGCTCGGAGCCCTGTGCGCGATTTTCTGCCTGCTGGCTCTTGCCGCCTGTTCCGGCGGCCTGCCGGACGGCTATTCCGAATACAAGGACGAAAAGGCCGGCTTTGCCCTGGCGCATCCCTCGGACTGGGAAGAGCTGCACGGCATGGGCACGCTCGTCTCCTTCGCCGCCCCCGGCGAATCCACCAAGGGCCGCCCCAATTTCGGCGTCACCAGCGAGCGCCTGGGCCAGGACATGACCCCGGAGCAGTACATCGAGCAGGCCAAGAAGATCATGACACAGGTCATGCCCGGCTTCACGTTCCTGGAGCAGGCTTCCGAAACCATCAACGACCGCAAGGGCGTCCGCTTCAAGTACAGCATCGAGGTGGACGACCAGAAACTGACCCTGGTGGGCTTCGCGGTCATTGAAAAGCAGATGGCCTACGTGGTCACGGGCGGCTGCAAGGACGACCAGTTCAAGGAATTCGAAAGCGTCTTCGACACGGCGGGGCGCTCTCTTCGGGTTCTGTAG
- a CDS encoding EAL domain-containing protein, with protein sequence MTNTLRQGRSPETLQLRIALPALLTVALFVGAMHFYFLPAFEQGFMNQKRESCRRLTEAAYTILSSYGAMEQTGRMTGAEAREAAMRQLRTMRYGPENKDYFWISDYDGRVVMHPYRPDLENRDLSDFHDREGTQVFALFADIVRNRGEGFAEYYWQWKDKPGGERLKISYVKGYAPWRWIVGTGVYVDDVHSELNSVRRDMTLASLGILAAGLALAGYIIFQARAAGRERQDIWQHRESLIRALGEQERLYRSLVDNITTGVALIKPDKEIAALNRQMLQWFPDLDATGKPACHQLLAPGSLPCEVCAVQQTFEDGQSHEKTALLAVRGELRHFRVVASPVKNVTGEVTAAIEMFEDVTDRLLAEQKIRDAEQRYRGIFENAVEGLFQTTPEGRFLTANPAMARMLGFDSAEELMNSVTDIGKDIYLTTEARERSMLALDENASLSDYEVMVRRKDGETIWISGNVRVHRDESGNPVCFEGSAVDITKRRAAELELARQRAYFQQLFESSPLAIMLVDPDGLILDVNPGFTAMFGYDAEQTKGRRGRSLLVPEKLISEGEAFHRTIFMGRSIHKESVRRHADGKHVPVSIVGYPLRFGEQIAGAYYIYQDITERKSFERQLSHQAFHDSLTSLPNRSLYMERLAHALERLKRRDDYHFAAMMIDLNRFKRINDTHGHQIGDQLLMTIALRLLSCIRTVDTVARLGGDEFAVLLEEFESPREVIQVADRITKMLDEPVLLEGQELHTSASIGIVLDTRDYESADDILRDADIAMYQSKERNRPRLVFNRRMHTQAAELGRMEAEMRRALDEGQFVLHYQPIYSAMSSEIQGFEALVRWNHPEKGLIGPLEFIPLAEETGLIIPLGRWVLREACRQMAAWRTGATCSDDVSVSVNISARQFAQSDLVEFIRGTLEEEGLSPCFLKLEITESVLMEDADGASAKLRRLKELGIKLMIDDFGTGYSSLSYLQRFPVDYLKIDRSFISGGRNELENREIVGTIIALARNLGLRVVAEGVEEMGQFEMLRDMHCDDVQGFMFSRPVESAKAADLLEEYISAIRAGAVVEKDADAAPEQDNESDKE encoded by the coding sequence ATGACGAACACTCTCCGGCAGGGCAGGTCGCCGGAAACCCTGCAACTCCGCATCGCACTCCCCGCCCTTCTCACGGTGGCTCTTTTCGTGGGCGCCATGCACTTCTATTTCTTGCCCGCCTTCGAGCAGGGCTTCATGAACCAGAAGCGGGAATCCTGCCGCCGCCTGACAGAAGCCGCCTACACCATTCTCTCTTCTTACGGAGCCATGGAGCAGACCGGGCGCATGACCGGGGCCGAAGCCCGCGAGGCCGCCATGCGGCAGCTGCGGACCATGCGCTACGGACCGGAGAACAAAGACTATTTCTGGATCAGCGACTACGATGGGCGGGTTGTCATGCACCCCTATCGCCCGGACCTGGAAAACCGCGACCTCTCCGACTTCCACGACCGCGAGGGCACCCAGGTCTTCGCCCTCTTCGCGGACATCGTCCGCAACCGGGGCGAGGGCTTCGCCGAATACTACTGGCAATGGAAGGACAAGCCCGGCGGGGAACGGCTCAAGATCTCCTACGTCAAGGGATACGCCCCCTGGCGCTGGATCGTGGGCACGGGCGTCTACGTGGACGACGTGCACTCCGAGCTGAACTCGGTGCGCCGCGACATGACCCTGGCTTCCCTCGGCATTCTCGCGGCGGGGCTGGCCCTTGCCGGATACATCATCTTCCAGGCGCGGGCCGCCGGGCGCGAGCGCCAGGACATCTGGCAGCACCGCGAATCTCTGATCCGTGCGCTCGGCGAACAGGAACGGCTCTACCGCAGCCTCGTGGACAACATCACCACGGGCGTGGCCCTGATCAAGCCGGACAAGGAAATCGCGGCCCTGAACCGCCAGATGCTGCAATGGTTTCCCGACCTGGACGCCACGGGCAAGCCCGCCTGCCATCAATTGCTGGCCCCCGGCTCGCTGCCCTGCGAGGTCTGCGCCGTGCAGCAGACCTTCGAAGACGGCCAAAGCCACGAAAAGACCGCGCTGCTCGCCGTGCGCGGCGAGTTGCGGCACTTCCGCGTGGTCGCCAGCCCGGTCAAGAACGTCACGGGCGAAGTCACCGCGGCCATCGAAATGTTCGAAGACGTCACGGACAGGCTGCTGGCCGAGCAGAAGATCCGCGACGCCGAGCAGCGCTATCGCGGAATCTTCGAGAACGCCGTGGAGGGCTTGTTCCAGACCACGCCGGAGGGCCGGTTCCTGACCGCCAACCCCGCCATGGCCAGGATGCTCGGATTCGACAGCGCCGAGGAACTCATGAACTCCGTGACGGACATCGGCAAGGATATCTACCTCACGACGGAAGCGCGCGAGCGGTCCATGCTCGCGCTTGATGAGAACGCCTCGCTCTCGGACTACGAGGTCATGGTCCGCCGCAAGGACGGTGAAACCATCTGGATTTCCGGAAACGTGCGGGTCCACCGCGACGAGAGCGGCAATCCGGTCTGCTTCGAAGGCTCCGCCGTGGACATCACCAAGCGCCGCGCCGCAGAGCTGGAGCTGGCACGCCAGCGCGCCTACTTCCAACAGCTTTTCGAAAGCTCGCCGCTGGCCATCATGCTCGTGGACCCGGACGGCCTGATTCTCGACGTGAACCCCGGATTCACGGCCATGTTCGGCTACGATGCCGAACAGACCAAGGGCAGGCGCGGGCGAAGCCTCCTCGTGCCGGAAAAGCTCATCAGCGAAGGCGAGGCCTTCCACCGGACCATCTTCATGGGCCGGTCCATCCACAAGGAAAGCGTCCGCCGCCACGCGGACGGCAAGCACGTCCCCGTTTCCATCGTGGGCTACCCGCTGCGTTTCGGGGAGCAGATCGCCGGCGCCTATTACATCTACCAGGACATCACTGAGCGCAAGAGCTTCGAACGCCAGCTTTCGCACCAGGCCTTCCACGACTCCCTGACGTCCCTGCCCAACCGCAGCCTGTACATGGAACGGCTGGCCCACGCCCTGGAACGGCTCAAGCGCAGGGACGACTACCATTTCGCGGCCATGATGATCGACCTGAACCGCTTCAAGCGCATCAACGACACCCACGGCCACCAGATCGGCGACCAGCTGCTGATGACCATCGCCCTGCGGCTGCTCTCCTGCATCCGCACCGTGGACACCGTGGCCCGCCTCGGCGGGGACGAGTTCGCCGTGCTCCTGGAGGAATTCGAAAGCCCGCGCGAGGTCATCCAGGTGGCGGACAGGATCACCAAGATGCTCGACGAGCCCGTGCTGCTGGAAGGCCAGGAGCTGCACACCAGCGCCAGCATCGGCATCGTGCTGGACACCCGCGACTACGAGAGCGCCGACGACATCCTCCGCGACGCGGACATCGCCATGTACCAGTCCAAGGAGCGCAACCGCCCCCGTCTGGTCTTCAACAGACGCATGCACACCCAGGCCGCGGAGCTGGGCCGCATGGAGGCGGAGATGCGCCGGGCCTTGGACGAGGGCCAGTTCGTCCTGCACTACCAGCCCATCTACTCCGCCATGAGCAGCGAAATTCAGGGCTTCGAGGCCCTGGTGCGCTGGAACCATCCGGAAAAGGGCCTTATCGGCCCGCTGGAGTTCATCCCCCTGGCGGAAGAGACGGGATTGATCATCCCCCTGGGCCGCTGGGTGCTGCGGGAAGCCTGTCGGCAGATGGCCGCCTGGCGCACGGGCGCGACCTGCTCCGACGACGTCAGCGTGAGCGTGAACATTTCCGCGCGCCAGTTCGCCCAGTCCGATCTCGTGGAATTCATCCGCGGCACCCTGGAAGAGGAAGGGCTCTCCCCCTGTTTCCTCAAGCTGGAGATCACCGAAAGCGTGCTCATGGAAGACGCGGACGGCGCTTCCGCGAAGCTCCGCAGACTCAAGGAGCTGGGCATCAAGCTCATGATCGACGACTTCGGCACCGGATATTCCTCCCTTTCCTACCTCCAGCGCTTCCCGGTGGACTATCTCAAGATCGACCGCTCCTTCATCAGCGGCGGCAGGAACGAACTGGAAAACCGCGAGATCGTGGGCACCATCATCGCCCTGGCCCGCAACCTGGGCCTGCGCGTGGTGGCCGAGGGCGTCGAGGAAATGGGCCAGTTCGAAATGCTCCGGGACATGCACTGCGACGACGTGCAGGGCTTCATGTTTTCCCGCCCCGTGGAGAGCGCCAAGGCGGCGGACCTGCTCGAGGAATACATTTCCGCCATCCGGGCCGGCGCCGTGGTCGAGAAAGACGCGGACGCAGCCCCGGAGCAAGACAACGAAAGCGACAAGGAGTGA
- a CDS encoding DUF6941 family protein, with the protein MLPKIVYALLCSDVIIDRESGSASFIRAFEHGTVRSLPASVPPCYIATLWETVPPLTEPFTLGLSLVGPDGEAHNLGANTVQPNGASLHKVNFRLPGLNVSQQGRHNIVLAVQMGEQREIAKELPLYVFVQPQEEGTPTA; encoded by the coding sequence ATGCTTCCGAAAATCGTTTACGCGCTGCTTTGCAGCGACGTGATCATCGACCGCGAATCCGGCTCCGCTTCGTTCATCCGCGCCTTCGAGCACGGCACCGTGCGCAGCCTCCCGGCCTCGGTGCCGCCCTGCTACATCGCCACCCTCTGGGAAACCGTGCCCCCGCTGACCGAACCCTTCACCCTGGGGCTGAGCCTTGTGGGCCCGGACGGCGAAGCGCACAACCTGGGCGCGAACACGGTCCAGCCCAACGGCGCGTCCCTGCACAAGGTCAATTTCCGGCTGCCCGGACTGAACGTTTCCCAGCAAGGCCGCCACAACATCGTCCTGGCCGTGCAGATGGGCGAGCAGCGCGAAATCGCCAAGGAATTGCCGCTGTACGTGTTCGTCCAGCCCCAGGAAGAGGGCACGCCCACGGCCTAG
- a CDS encoding SIR2 family NAD-dependent protein deacylase: MMQELIEQAADLLRASRYTLAFTGAGISVESGIAPFRGPGGLWEKQDPKYFEKRYFMQHPGEVWPLLKELFYDTLPLAQPNAAHLALAELERAGRLHAVITQNIDNLHQRAGSREVHEFHGSMAAMDCLQCRRKTPASEVSLNLLPPPCPICGGLLKPDIVFFGEPIPEGAYQFSTLAAQKCEAVLIVGTSGNVHPAARIPHMAKHAGARIIEVNVQPSSYTESITDVFLQGPAGATLAALRDALLG, encoded by the coding sequence ATGATGCAGGAGTTGATCGAACAGGCCGCGGACCTGCTCCGCGCCTCGCGCTACACCCTGGCCTTCACGGGCGCGGGCATTTCCGTCGAATCCGGCATCGCCCCGTTTCGCGGGCCGGGAGGACTCTGGGAAAAGCAGGATCCGAAATATTTCGAGAAGCGCTACTTCATGCAGCATCCGGGCGAGGTCTGGCCCCTGCTCAAGGAACTCTTCTACGACACCCTGCCCCTGGCCCAGCCCAACGCCGCGCACCTGGCCCTGGCCGAGCTGGAGCGGGCCGGAAGGCTGCACGCCGTGATCACCCAGAACATCGACAATCTGCACCAGCGCGCGGGCAGCCGGGAGGTGCACGAATTCCACGGCAGCATGGCCGCCATGGACTGCCTGCAATGCCGCCGCAAGACGCCGGCAAGCGAGGTCAGCCTGAATCTGCTGCCGCCGCCCTGCCCCATCTGCGGCGGGCTGCTCAAGCCGGACATCGTCTTTTTCGGGGAGCCCATTCCCGAGGGCGCGTACCAGTTCTCCACCCTCGCCGCCCAGAAATGCGAAGCCGTGCTCATCGTGGGCACGTCGGGCAACGTGCATCCGGCGGCGCGCATCCCGCACATGGCCAAACACGCGGGCGCACGGATCATCGAGGTCAACGTCCAGCCTTCTTCCTATACGGAGAGCATCACGGACGTTTTTCTCCAGGGTCCGGCCGGGGCCACGCTCGCGGCCCTGCGGGACGCGCTCTTGGGGTAG
- a CDS encoding PHP domain-containing protein, translated as MTIDLHAHTTASDGTLSPRELVALAKKTGLKAVAVTDHDTVSGLAEALEAGRELGQEVIPGCELSVGEGRQSMHIVGLWLTPEAPKLREALEFVIRERGNRNHKIIAKLNELGLDITYEEVAERAGGTVGRPHMAQALMARGLVSSVNEAFEKYIGNSGAAYVPRTRLSPAQALEVLRAEGATPILAHPYLLQLPLSQLEVRLRELMDLGLEGMEVYYTEHSNDIRRAYRALADRLGLLVSGGSDFHGSVKPGIHLGRGKGDLYVDDNLLEAMKAHRRERGQWV; from the coding sequence ATGACCATTGATCTGCACGCGCATACAACGGCCTCCGACGGCACGCTCAGTCCCCGCGAGCTGGTGGCCCTGGCCAAGAAGACCGGCCTGAAGGCCGTGGCCGTCACGGACCACGACACCGTGAGCGGGCTGGCCGAGGCCCTGGAGGCCGGACGCGAACTTGGCCAGGAAGTCATTCCGGGCTGCGAGCTGTCCGTCGGTGAAGGACGGCAGTCCATGCACATCGTGGGGCTCTGGCTCACGCCCGAGGCCCCGAAGCTGCGCGAGGCCCTGGAGTTCGTCATCCGCGAGCGCGGCAACCGCAACCACAAGATCATCGCCAAGCTCAACGAGCTTGGGCTGGACATCACCTATGAAGAGGTCGCGGAACGGGCCGGGGGAACCGTGGGCAGGCCGCACATGGCCCAGGCTCTGATGGCCAGGGGCTTGGTTTCCAGCGTGAACGAAGCCTTCGAGAAATACATCGGCAACAGCGGCGCGGCCTACGTTCCGCGCACCCGGCTGAGCCCGGCCCAGGCCCTGGAGGTTCTGCGCGCCGAAGGCGCGACCCCGATCCTGGCCCATCCCTACCTCCTCCAGCTGCCCCTGAGTCAACTGGAAGTGCGCCTGCGCGAGCTCATGGACCTGGGCCTGGAAGGCATGGAGGTCTATTACACCGAGCATTCCAACGACATCCGCCGGGCGTATCGCGCCCTGGCCGACCGTTTGGGCCTGCTGGTCAGCGGCGGCTCGGACTTCCACGGCTCGGTCAAGCCGGGAATCCACCTCGGACGGGGCAAGGGCGATCTTTACGTGGACGACAATCTGCTGGAGGCCATGAAGGCCCATCGCAGGGAGCGGGGACAATGGGTCTAG
- a CDS encoding U32 family peptidase: MGLDAAERGPELLAPAGNLEKLETAVLYGADAVYLGGKALNLRTGAGFDEEQLKRGIGHARANGVKTYYLLNAYPRENQLRAVEAQLDLVQKLCALGKGPDAVIAADLGVIRRVRRRLPDLPLHVSTQANTMNSQAALFWRDFGAARVNLAREMRSEELKEMLAVCRRLDPPLELEVFVHGAQCMALSGRCYMSAYLNDRSGNSGRCSHPCRYEYRVTGLRVEEETRKGKPMWELEELEDGAGENFTQFYAAEDLCLLHYLDWLRRMGVAALKIEGRNKSSAYLAQVTDAYASALRDLREAKAPFHPETYLAELVNASSRPLTRGFFDAGEKQPIAQPPAAEYARPVLARIEEELSDGRWRVEVKHRWDVLGFPVEILVPGLERPGLPLEDFGLEDENGEALSVVHPGQRAVFISERPEFRKGIFLRKAWTFDI; the protein is encoded by the coding sequence ATGGGTCTAGACGCAGCCGAGCGCGGGCCGGAGCTGCTGGCTCCGGCGGGCAACCTGGAAAAGCTGGAAACCGCCGTGCTGTATGGCGCGGACGCGGTCTATCTCGGAGGCAAGGCGCTGAACCTGCGCACGGGAGCGGGCTTCGACGAGGAGCAGCTCAAGCGCGGCATCGGCCACGCCAGGGCCAACGGGGTCAAGACCTATTACCTTCTCAACGCCTACCCGCGCGAAAACCAGCTCCGGGCCGTGGAGGCCCAGCTGGATCTCGTCCAGAAGCTCTGCGCGCTGGGCAAGGGGCCGGACGCGGTCATCGCGGCGGACCTCGGCGTGATCCGGCGCGTGCGGCGGCGTCTGCCGGACCTGCCGCTGCATGTGAGCACCCAGGCCAACACCATGAACAGCCAGGCCGCGCTCTTCTGGCGCGACTTCGGCGCGGCGCGGGTGAACCTGGCCCGCGAGATGCGCTCCGAAGAGCTCAAGGAGATGCTCGCGGTCTGCCGCCGCCTGGACCCGCCCCTGGAGCTGGAAGTCTTCGTGCACGGAGCGCAGTGCATGGCGCTTTCGGGCCGCTGCTACATGTCCGCCTATCTCAACGACCGTTCCGGCAACTCCGGGCGCTGCTCCCACCCCTGCCGCTACGAGTACCGGGTCACGGGGCTGCGCGTGGAGGAGGAAACCCGCAAGGGCAAGCCCATGTGGGAACTGGAGGAGCTGGAAGACGGCGCCGGGGAGAACTTCACCCAGTTTTACGCCGCGGAAGACCTCTGCCTGCTGCATTATCTCGACTGGCTGCGGCGCATGGGCGTGGCCGCCTTGAAGATCGAGGGCAGGAACAAAAGCTCGGCCTATCTGGCCCAGGTCACGGACGCCTACGCCTCGGCCCTGCGCGATCTGCGCGAGGCCAAAGCGCCTTTTCACCCGGAAACCTATCTCGCCGAACTGGTCAATGCCTCGTCCCGTCCGCTCACGCGGGGGTTTTTCGACGCCGGGGAAAAGCAGCCCATCGCCCAGCCGCCCGCGGCGGAATATGCCCGGCCCGTGCTCGCGCGGATCGAGGAGGAGCTGAGCGACGGGCGCTGGCGGGTGGAGGTCAAGCACCGCTGGGACGTGCTCGGCTTTCCGGTGGAGATTCTCGTGCCCGGCCTGGAGCGGCCCGGTCTCCCTCTGGAGGACTTCGGCCTGGAGGACGAGAACGGAGAGGCGCTTTCCGTGGTCCATCCGGGGCAGCGCGCCGTGTTCATCAGCGAGCGGCCTGAATTCCGCAAGGGCATCTTTCTGCGCAAGGCCTGGACCTTCGACATCTAA
- a CDS encoding PaaI family thioesterase has translation MPKEYLEAVARPGQTVNPLFTFLGLELAALSPGRCTLRLPFKPGLVQGGGVIAGGVLATLLDEAMAHAALALNAAEGRGRVATISMETRFFAPARPEADLEAFARVIRGGKRVLFVEAEAVSGETRVAVASAQFMVLG, from the coding sequence ATGCCCAAGGAATATCTGGAGGCCGTTGCCCGGCCCGGCCAGACCGTCAACCCGCTGTTCACCTTTCTCGGCCTGGAGCTGGCCGCGCTTTCCCCAGGCCGATGCACGCTGCGGCTGCCCTTCAAGCCGGGACTGGTCCAGGGCGGAGGCGTGATTGCCGGAGGCGTTCTCGCCACCCTGCTCGACGAGGCCATGGCCCACGCGGCGCTGGCCCTGAACGCGGCCGAGGGCCGGGGCAGGGTCGCGACCATTTCCATGGAAACGCGGTTTTTCGCCCCGGCAAGGCCGGAAGCGGACCTGGAGGCGTTCGCCCGCGTGATCCGGGGCGGGAAACGGGTGCTCTTCGTCGAAGCCGAGGCCGTGTCCGGGGAAACGCGCGTGGCCGTGGCCAGCGCCCAGTTCATGGTCCTGGGCTGA
- a CDS encoding substrate-binding periplasmic protein yields the protein MRTQLLLCLLGLLGLIVPAAASAGRLDVLRVAAPERQPFFFRVQDEPAGLEADVLSELAESLRLDLEFVPCAGEQCRAMLADGRADLGSGVQDEPGLSAKLLFVRPAYAVRPDAVFYRLREAPPVTGQLRLRGKKLGVRSGSPLPKDIATDRLIPLVRQDSAARLMKLLLAGTVDLVMLDENEGDAVLHALHLDRNIVKCEYRLKGGEPLFFAFSLRSKQLARAGAFENRLRDMVESGRLRELQDRHLKGGESK from the coding sequence ATGCGCACCCAGCTTCTTCTTTGCCTGCTCGGCCTGCTCGGCCTGATCGTCCCTGCCGCTGCCTCGGCCGGAAGGCTGGACGTGCTGCGCGTGGCCGCGCCCGAACGCCAGCCCTTTTTCTTCCGCGTGCAGGACGAGCCTGCCGGCCTGGAGGCGGACGTGCTTTCCGAGCTGGCCGAGTCCCTGCGGCTCGACCTTGAATTCGTGCCCTGCGCGGGCGAGCAGTGCCGGGCCATGCTCGCGGACGGCAGGGCCGACCTGGGCTCCGGCGTGCAGGACGAACCCGGCCTTTCCGCAAAACTGCTGTTCGTGCGCCCCGCTTATGCCGTCCGGCCCGATGCGGTCTTCTACCGCCTGCGCGAGGCTCCGCCCGTGACCGGCCAACTGCGCCTGCGCGGCAAGAAGCTGGGCGTGCGCAGCGGCTCCCCCCTGCCCAAGGACATCGCAACGGACCGCCTCATCCCGCTCGTCCGGCAGGACAGCGCGGCCCGGCTGATGAAGCTGCTCCTGGCGGGCACGGTGGATCTGGTCATGCTCGACGAGAACGAGGGCGACGCCGTTCTGCACGCGCTGCATCTGGATCGAAACATCGTCAAATGCGAGTATCGGCTGAAAGGCGGCGAACCGCTCTTCTTCGCCTTTTCCCTGCGCTCGAAACAGCTGGCCAGGGCCGGCGCCTTTGAAAACCGCTTGCGCGACATGGTGGAATCAGGCCGCCTGCGCGAGTTGCAGGATCGCCATCTGAAAGGCGGGGAGTCGAAATGA
- the trxC gene encoding thioredoxin TrxC, whose protein sequence is MSEPIHLVCPGCGAVNRVDLSRAAQAACGKCARPVFEPAPAEADERLFLKQTARSDVPVLVDFWAPWCGPCRGMAPQFAEAARLLHPHVRLIKVNTETEQALAARLGIQSIPTLALYRNGREIARQPGAMSAHDIERWARARLA, encoded by the coding sequence ATGAGCGAACCCATCCATCTGGTCTGCCCCGGTTGCGGCGCCGTGAACCGAGTGGACCTCTCCCGCGCGGCTCAGGCCGCCTGCGGCAAGTGCGCCCGCCCCGTATTCGAGCCCGCGCCCGCCGAAGCCGACGAACGGCTCTTCCTCAAGCAGACCGCCCGCTCCGATGTTCCCGTGCTCGTGGATTTCTGGGCGCCCTGGTGCGGACCCTGCCGGGGAATGGCCCCGCAGTTCGCCGAGGCCGCACGGCTGCTGCACCCGCACGTCCGGCTGATCAAGGTCAACACCGAAACCGAACAGGCCCTCGCGGCCCGGCTGGGCATCCAGTCCATCCCCACCCTGGCGCTCTACCGGAACGGCAGGGAGATCGCCCGCCAGCCCGGAGCCATGTCCGCCCACGACATCGAGCGCTGGGCAAGGGCAAGACTGGCCTGA
- a CDS encoding 2-amino-3,7-dideoxy-D-threo-hept-6-ulosonate synthase codes for MNTGKALRLDRIFNRNTRRTIIVPMDHGVTVGPIKGLEDIRDIVTKLVNGGANAGLVHKGCVACGHRSEGKDFGLIVHLSASTTLSPYPNRKALVTTVEEAMRLGADGVSVHVNIGDDNESLMLEQLGRTAERADYWGMPLLAMVYARGPKIKNEYAPDVVAHCARVGMELGADVVKVNYTGDPDSFLRVTESCCVPVVIAGGEKLDSTRDLLEMVKNSLMAGGAGLSIGRNVFQHENPTRLVQALNAVVHESASVDEALHILDN; via the coding sequence ATGAACACCGGAAAAGCTCTCAGGCTGGATCGCATCTTCAACCGCAACACCCGGCGGACCATCATCGTGCCCATGGACCACGGCGTCACGGTAGGCCCCATCAAGGGACTGGAAGACATCCGCGACATCGTGACCAAGCTCGTGAACGGCGGGGCCAACGCCGGGCTCGTGCACAAGGGCTGCGTGGCCTGCGGACACCGCTCCGAAGGCAAGGACTTCGGGCTCATCGTGCACCTCTCCGCCAGCACGACCCTTTCCCCCTACCCCAACCGCAAGGCTCTGGTGACCACCGTGGAGGAGGCCATGCGCCTCGGCGCGGACGGCGTGAGCGTGCACGTGAACATCGGCGACGATAACGAGTCCCTGATGCTCGAACAGCTCGGCCGCACCGCGGAACGCGCCGACTACTGGGGCATGCCGCTGCTGGCCATGGTCTACGCGCGCGGACCCAAGATCAAGAACGAGTACGCCCCGGACGTGGTCGCGCACTGCGCCCGCGTGGGCATGGAACTCGGCGCGGACGTGGTCAAGGTCAACTACACCGGCGACCCCGACTCCTTTCTGCGCGTGACGGAAAGCTGCTGCGTTCCGGTGGTCATCGCGGGCGGCGAAAAGCTCGACTCCACGCGCGACCTGCTCGAAATGGTCAAGAACTCGCTCATGGCGGGCGGCGCAGGCCTTTCCATCGGCCGCAACGTCTTCCAGCACGAAAACCCGACCAGGCTCGTGCAGGCGCTCAACGCCGTGGTCCACGAGAGCGCCTCCGTGGACGAAGCCCTGCATATTTTGGACAACTGA
- a CDS encoding alpha/beta hydrolase: MNTLASIMKWGLGGAFALAAALWIGLAAFLAVFQSRLIYQPMRGVQSTPSDVGLAYERLRLSSDSGARIEAWFIPAEPDRMPTTDLGPGGRGTALFCHGNAGNLGHRLETALILHRLGMNVLLFDYQGYGESEGRPSEAGTYADARACWDWLLNERGEKPGRVVVMGRSLGGAVAAQLAETVRPVGLVLESTFTSVPDMGARLYPFLPVRALSRFRYDTLSRLDALARMGLPILFIHSPEDEIVPFALGRELYESYQGPKVFQELQGGHNEGFLLSGPVYDDALQRFFADVLAGASGTAAR; this comes from the coding sequence ATGAACACCCTCGCTTCGATCATGAAATGGGGCCTCGGCGGTGCATTCGCCCTGGCCGCCGCGCTCTGGATCGGGCTGGCTGCTTTTTTGGCGGTCTTTCAATCCCGGCTGATCTACCAACCCATGCGGGGAGTGCAGTCCACGCCTTCGGACGTGGGCCTCGCCTATGAACGGCTCCGGCTTTCTTCCGATTCCGGCGCGCGCATCGAAGCCTGGTTCATCCCTGCCGAGCCGGACCGCATGCCCACGACGGACCTGGGGCCGGGCGGACGCGGCACCGCGCTCTTCTGCCACGGCAACGCGGGAAACCTCGGCCATCGCCTGGAAACCGCGCTGATCCTGCACCGCCTGGGCATGAACGTGCTGCTCTTCGACTACCAGGGCTACGGCGAGAGCGAAGGCCGCCCCTCCGAGGCCGGAACCTATGCGGACGCGCGCGCCTGCTGGGACTGGCTTCTGAACGAACGCGGAGAGAAGCCCGGCCGCGTGGTGGTCATGGGCCGTTCCCTGGGAGGAGCCGTAGCCGCGCAGCTTGCGGAAACGGTCCGCCCGGTCGGGCTCGTGCTCGAATCCACCTTCACCTCCGTCCCGGACATGGGCGCACGCCTCTATCCTTTTCTGCCCGTGCGGGCGCTCTCCCGCTTCCGGTACGACACGCTCTCCCGCCTGGACGCGCTGGCGCGCATGGGCCTGCCCATCCTCTTCATCCACAGCCCGGAAGACGAGATCGTGCCCTTTGCCCTGGGCCGGGAACTCTATGAAAGCTACCAGGGGCCCAAGGTCTTCCAGGAACTCCAGGGCGGGCACAATGAGGGGTTTCTGCTCTCCGGACCTGTGTACGACGACGCGCTCCAGCGCTTCTTCGCGGACGTGCTCGCAGGGGCGTCCGGCACTGCCGCGCGCTGA